One Dreissena polymorpha isolate Duluth1 chromosome 9, UMN_Dpol_1.0, whole genome shotgun sequence genomic window carries:
- the LOC127845510 gene encoding sodium-dependent glucose transporter 1C-like gives MLVPGFIIGSFLSGLLYDRCSRLWLTLATTVGAGVCTLMTPYMTSLTGMLALRVASGLFCGALDTGANTIVSSIWESDSGPYMQALYLSYTVGGIVAPFVTRPFMSSENEKHTGGHLNGDEKGIDDHTRVVSLTNSQLTSNNYSNISQRLYSRFESEAMNISQFSQESSMLFERTSQIHYAFIVTGVLAFMSSFPYLAMIVSGRFSSKSKPRRCEITVSGDQESLTDDSLTHTESRDVTLKRPDHRNKCLLLVCLAAINILYNAVEDSFGDFVITFCLEYLQWSNTQSVALLSLYWLASCIGGLTGILLVRVIGSGRLLAVMHVGWILTFGLASLGSVFRIHALIWFSMPASGFFMVQIIPAVFSWTAENVCPVTGKVSSLFLIATGVGIAGNPSVIGYLMERFTFVSFVYVLTGEAILCAVCNFLALLIASRQSSGRGPYPPTKA, from the exons ATGCTGGTCCCTGGCTTCATCATCGGCTCCTTTCTGTCAGGCCTCCTCTACGACCGCTGCAGTCGTCTGTGGCTTACTCTCGCCACAACGGTCGGCGCCGGCGTCTGCACGCTTATGACTCCATATATGACGTCACTGACTGGGATGCTAGCACTACGCGTGGCATCGGGCTTGTTTTGTGGCGCTTTAGACACTG GCGCCAACACTATTGTGTCGTCTATATGGGAGAGCGACTCGGGTCCCTACATGCAGGCACTATATCTCTCCTACACGGTCGGGGGCATCGTAGCCCCATTTGTCACCCGGCCCTTTATGTCATCTGAAAACGAGAAACACACCGGTGGACACCTGAATGGGGATGAAAAAGGAATCGACGATCACACAAGAGTTGTTTCATTGACGAATTCCCAGTTAACTTCAAATAATTATTCCAACATTAGTCAGAGGCTGTATTCTCGTTTTGAATCTGAAGCTATGAATATATCACAGTTCAGTCAGGAATCGTCGATGCTTTTTGAAAGAACGTCTCAAATCCATTATGCATTTATAGTCACCGGTGTTCTAGCTTTTATGTCGTCATTTCCGTATCTTGCCATGATAGTCAGCGGACGATTCTCGTCGAAAAGTAAACCGCGGCGTTGTGAGATCACTGTCAGCGGCGATCAAGAAAGTTTGACCGATGATTCATTGACACACACCGAGTCAAGAGATGTGACCTTAAAACGACCGGACCATCGTAACAAATGTTTACTCTTAGTTTGCTTAGCCGCAATCAACATTCTCTACAACGCGGTTGAGGACAGTTTTGGAGACTTCGTGATCACATTTTGTCTCGAGTATTTGCAGTGGAGCAACACCCAATCGGTGGCACTGTTGTCGCTCTACTGGCTGGCCAGCTGTATCGGCGGCCTTACTGGCATCCTTCTAGTCAGGGTCATCGGTTCCGGTCGCCTGCTCGCCGTCATGCACGTGGGTTGGATCCTAACGTTTGGGCTAGCGAGTCTCGGCAGCGTCTTCCGCATCCACGCGCTCATCTGGTTCTCAATGCCCGCTTCCGGTTTCTTCATGGTGCAGATTATTCCCGCGGTATTCTCGTGGACCGCCGAAAACGTGTGCCCGGTCACCGGAAAGGTGTCGTCCTTGTTTCTTATCGCCACAGGCGTCGGTATCGCCGGCAATCCGTCGGTGATCGGATACCTCATGGAGCGGTTTACGTTTGTCTCCTTCGTGTATGTCCTGACGGGCGAGGCGATCCTTTGTGCTGTCTGTAACTTCCTGGCTCTCCTCATCGCCAGCAGACAGTCTAGTGGTCGGGGCCCGTACCCACCAACAAAAGCTTAA